One Ascaphus truei isolate aAscTru1 chromosome 9, aAscTru1.hap1, whole genome shotgun sequence genomic region harbors:
- the KISS1 gene encoding metastasis-suppressor KiSS-1, with translation MPPGRGADTMISPALSLLMLLVGVHLGESEKGPNQIPKFSGEEDSQWPGSLPCPEKMPAVWREEQTPVLARLCRRKKLPPLDQLWPSEPPLPSRDIHEPEGALLVERMKDLSTYNWNSFGLRYGKRAAGAVKAKMKIW, from the exons ATGCCTCCAGGTAGAGGGGCAGACACGATGATCTCACCTGCCCTGTCTCTGCTTATGCTGCTGGTGGGAGTTCACCTGGGAGAGTCTGAGAAGGGTCCCAATCAGATCCCCAAATTCTCAG GGGAAGAGGACAGCCAGTGGCCCGGCTCCCTGCCGTGCCCAGAGAAGATGCCTGCCGTATGGAGGGAGGAGCAGACGCCCGTTCTTGCCCGCCTCTGCCGGAGGAAGAAGCTGCCCCCCCTAGACCAGCTGTGGCCGTCGGAGCCTCCCTTGCCCAGCCGGGATATTCACGAACCCGAGGGGGCGCTTCTGGTGGAACGAATGAAGGATCTCTCCACCTACAACTGGAACTCCTTCGGGCTGAGATACGGGAAGAGGGCAGCTGGGGCGGTGAAGGCCAAAATGAAGATCTGGTAG